The Desulfuromonadales bacterium genomic interval ATTGCCGATGTGGCTCAGGTGGTTTCCGTGGAAACAGCTGGTGAGCCGGCTGGCCCGCTCCCACGGCCTGCTCGACCCGGTGAAGCTCCTCTCCCGGCTGGAGAGCTTCGGCCAGCCCCTCGCGGTGAAGGAGCCGCTGGAGCTGCTGCGCGCCGGCCTGATCTTCCATGCCCGCGGCCTGCTCAACACCGGCGCCATCCAGCACAACCTCGACTGGATCTGGCCCTTCTGGGTCGAGCGCCAGTACAACCCGCACGACGACGCCTTCATCCCCCGCGCCTTCTCCATCACCCACGTCAACCTCACCCACCGCAACTGGACGGCCGTCGGCCTGCCCGACCTCGACGCCTTTCCCATCGTCGATCCCCGCGGCCTGCTCACCCCCTTCTGGGACGGCTGGTCCCTCGACGGCTGGCTGGTGACCGAGGGGGGACGCTGGCTCGTCCCCTCGCAGCTCGACTCCGTTGCGCAGCACCTCGACCTCGAGGACGGCCCGGCCGTCGTCACCCGCGGCGTTCGCGACGGGCTGCAGCTCATCACCCGCAGCGAGGTGATTGATATAAAGGGCGCAGCCGTCTGCCGGCTGACCCTCACCGCCCGCAGCGACCGCGACGCCTGGCTGGTGGCGGCCCTGCGCCCGTACAACCCGGAAGGGGTCAGCTTCGTGCACGACATCCGTCCGGAGCCGGACGGTTCGGGCTGGCGGCTCGACCGGCACCGACTGGTGCGCTTCGCGAGCCGGCCCGACCGCTGCCTCTTCTCCGACTACCGGCAGGGGGACGTTCACACCCGCCTCTTCGCCGGCGGCGAGCAGACGGCAGCCCGCTGCGCGGTCGGCATGGCCACCGCCGCGGCCCTCTTTGCGGTACCCGCCGGCGGACCGAGGCAGGTCCGCCTCGAAATCCCCCTGGAGAGCCGGAACCGGCCGGCAAAGCCCCTGCCGCCCCGGCCAGGCTGGGCCGAAGCGATGGCCGGGGCGGCGGCCGTCCGCCTGCCGGACGCTCGCTTCCAGTCCCTCTACGACGCCGCGCTGCGCACCCTGGTCCTGCACTCCCCCGGCGAGGTCTACCCCGGCCCCTACACCTACAAGCGGTTCTGGTTCCGCGACGCCGCCTTCATCCTCCATGCCCTGCTCTGCACCGGCCTGACCGACCGGGTGGAGCGGGTTCTCGACACCTTCCCCTCCCGGCAGAAGGCGAGCGGTTTCTTCCTCTCGCAGGAGGGGGAGTGGGACTCCAACGGCGAGGCCCTGTGGATCATGCACCGCTTCTGCCAACTCGCCGGCCGCCCGCCGAAATCCGCCTGGCGACCGGCCATCCGCCGCGGCTGCCGCTGGATCCGCCGGCAGCGCCTGGCGGCAGCGGTCGACCTGCCGCACGCCGGCCTCTTCCCCGCCGGCTTCAGCGCCGAGCACCTGGGGCCGAACGACTTCTACTACTGGGACGACTTCTGGGGAGTGGCCGGACTGCGTGCCGGCGCCGCCCTGCTCGACGCGCTGGGCGACCGGGAGGAGGCAAAAGAGTTCCGGCTGGAAGCGGGCCGCTTCCTCACCGCCATCGAGCGGAGCCTTGCCGGGGCGGCCGAACGGCTGGGACGGCCGGCCATGCCCGCCTCCCCCTACCGGCGCCTCGATTCGGGGGCCGTCGGCTCCCTGGCCGCCGGCTACCCGCTGGCGCTCTTCCCGGCCGACGACCCCCGCCTGCTCGACTCGGCCAAATTCCTTCTCGAGCGCTGCCTGGTCGGCGGCGGCTTCTACCAGGACATCATCCACTCGGGGATCAATCCGTACCTGACCCTGCACCTGGCCCAGGTGCTGCTGCGGGCCGGCGACCGGCGCTGCTTCGACCTGCTTCGCTCCGTGGCCGCGCTCGCCTCGCCGACCGGGCAGTGGCCGGAGGCGATCCATCCCCGCACCCGCGGCGGCTGCATGGGCGACGGCCACCACGTCTGGGCGGCGGCCGAATGGGTCCTGATGCTGCGCAACTGCTTCCTGCAGGAGGCGGGGGATCGCCTCGTCCTGGCCGCGGGCATCTGCCCCGAGTGGCTGGAGCAGGAGGGGGAGATTTCCTTCGGCCCGGCGCCGACCCCGTTCGGCACGGCGACGGTCGCCATCCTGCCCCGGGGCGAGGAGGCGGAGGTCCGCTGGAGCGGCACCTGGCGAACCACCCCGCCCCCCATCGAAGTGGCCCTCCCCGGCTGCGCGCCGCTCCGGGCAGAAGGCAACAAGGGTTCGGTTCTCGTCGACCGCCGGAGATGCGCATGAACATCCTGATGGTCACCAACACCTTCACCCCGCACGTGGGGGGGGTCGCCCGCAGCGTCCAGGGGTTCAGCAACGAGTTCCGCCGGCGCGGGCACCGCGTCCTGGTGGTGGCCCCCTTCTTCGAGGGGACGCCGGAGCAGGAGACGGACGTCGTCCGCTTTCCCGCCCTGCAGCACTTCAGCGGCAGCGACTTCTCGGTGCCGGTGCCGGTCCCCGGCCGGGTGGCGGCGGCCCTGCGCGCTTTTTCTCCGCATATCGTCCACAGCCACCACCCTTTCCTGCTGGGGGATACGGCCCTGCGGGTCGCCGCCCGACACGGCATACCGGTCGTCTTCACCCACCACACCCTGTACGAGAACTACACCCACTACGTACCGGTGGATTCTCCCCGCCTGCGGCGCTTCGTGCTCGACCTGACGACCGGTTACTGCAACCTGTGCCACGCCGTCATCGCCCCCAGCGAAACGGTGGCCGAACTGCTGGCGGAACGGGGGGTGAAGGTGCCGATCGAGGTCATCCCCACCGGCGTCGACATCCCGCTATACGCGAGCGGCGAAGGAGCCTCCTTCCGGGCGAGGATGGGGATCCCCGGAGATGCTCTCCTCCTCGGTCACGTGGGACGCCTGGCCCATGAAAAAAATCTCCGGTTCCTGGCCGCGGCCGTTGCCCTCTTTCTGCGGCGTCACGCGGAAGCCCGTTTCCTGGTGGCAGGGGAAGGACCGGCACTGGCGGAGATCCGCCAGGCCTTCGACCGCGAGGGGCTCTCCGGCCGCCTGCACTGCGCGGGGGTCCTCGGCCGGCGCGAACTGGCCGACGCCTATCATGCCATGGACATCTTCGCCTTCGCTTCGCTGACCGAAACCCAGGGGATGGTTCTGACCGAGGCGATGGCGGCAGGGGTGCCGGTGGTGGCGGTGGACGCCTCCGGCGTGCGGGAGGTGGTGCAGGAGGGCGTCAACGGCCGTCTCATTCCCCGCGCCGAAGCGGAGGAGTTCGCCGCCGCCCTGGCCTGGATCGCCGACCTCTCCCCGGAGGGCCGCCGGCGGCTGCGGGAGGGCGCCCGGCAGACGGCCGGGGACTTTTCCATGGCCCATACCGCCGGGCGCGCCCTGGCACTCTACCAGACCCTGATCGGCGCCGGGCCGGCCCCGAAACAGCGCGACCCAAGTCCCTGGCGCCTGGCGCGCAGGAGCATCGCCGAAGAGTGGAAGATTCTCCGCAACATCTCGCACGCCGTCGGCGACGCCGTCCTGTCGCCCTTCGATGGAGAAGAGACCAGCCCCTAAAGGAGGAAGAAGGGTGAGCGGAAAGAGTCCGGCAGGAGAGTTTCCTGCGAGCGGAGCCGGCCTCCCGCCGCTGCCGCGGCCGAGGCTTGCGGCGCGGCTGACGGGCCGATTTTTCGCCCTTCTGTTGCGCCTGCTGGGCGCCACCTGGCGACGTGAGACCAAAGAGCTCGAGGCCCTGGACGGGATGCTGGCCCGAGGGGAGAGGGTTCTGGCGGTCTTCTGGCACGGCGGCTATCTGCCGCTATTTTTCCTCTTCGCCGGGCGGTCGGCCCGCATCCTGAGCAGCCGCTCTTTCCGCGGCGAGGTCATCGCCGAGATCTGCCGCCGCTTCGGCTACGACGGCGGCTCGATTCCCAAGCCGGCGGGGGGAACAAAACGCGACGCCGTACGCCGCGCCCTGGACGGCTGCCGCCTCGCCGCCCTTGCCGTTGACGGCCCTCTCGGGCCGTTCCACGTCGTCAGGCCCGGCACCGTCCGCCTCGCCGCCGATCTCGCCCTGTCCGTGCTGCCGGTGGCGGCGGCCGCCGACCGAGCCTGGGTCCTGGCCGGGCGCTGGGACCGGATGGAGGTCCCCCGCCCCTTCGCCCGACTCAGCCTGGTCTGCGGCGAGCCAGTACATATCCCGGCGGGCTTGGCAGAGGAGGAACTCGCGGGGTGGTGTGCGCACCTGCGGGAGAGCCTGGAGAAGGCGGAGCGGCAGGCGAGAGCAATGACGGGCGATGCGGGATTTTATTGCGGGAGAACCTCAGAACGAGCCGGGCGAAAGGCGGGACGTTGGTAACTTATGTAACTTGGCTGAAGTCCTGGAAGCTCTGGGGACACGTCCCTTCTCACCGGGAGTCGAGGAACTCCTCAATCAGCCGCGCAGTTAGCGCGGGATAGCGAGTCTCCTTCTCCGTCATTACGGCTTCGCCGAGATAGTCCCCGTGCCCACCGGGCAGGATCAGCAAGCGCGCGTTCGGAATCAGGCGAGTCAGCTCAATGGCATGCTCAGGTTTCACGATGTCCTGATCACCAAGAACGATCAGCGTCGGCGCCCGGACCGACCGAAGCGCGTCGTCCGGAACGTCTTTGAAGCTCTGCATCCGCGCGGCGTCCTTGTCGTGCATGGTCTTGAGCTGCTGCACGTCCGGGTTCACCCGCAGGAACGCATCCTTGAGGGGCTGCGGCATGTTCGAAAAGTCCGCTTCCTTCATGAACTCCCAGAGTTGTGGCTGAGCACCGTCTCTTTTGGTTATCGATGAAGCAAAGACCAGCTTTCGCACGAGCTGTGGATGCCGTATGGCAACCTGAAGAGCGACACTGGCGCCGTTGCTGAAGCCGAAGATATCGGCCTTGTCCACCTTCAGGTAGCGAAGGAGAGCCGCGACATCGTCCGCGGAAGACTCGAAGGTGACAGGGGCATCGCGATCGGTTGTACGGCCGTGCCCCTGCTCCTCCACCGCGATGACCTTGCGGCTGCCGGCGAAGACCGGGAGCACTCTGGCGAACGTGACCTCAATGGTGGATCCGCCGCCGTGAAGCAGGACGAGAGGAACGCCGTCTCTGCGACCATGCACTTCGTAGTACATGTTGATGCCGTTGACGGGGGCGTAGCCGCTCTCGAGTGGCTTCGATTGAAGGGATAACATAGTCTCCCCTGGGCCCATGGCGCCACCAGGTGCGCAGCCGCAGGTCATCAGCAGCATCGAAATCACGAGCTCAAGACTACGCTTCATATTGCTCCATCCGAAAAGGGATGCGGGACGGGGACGTTGGTAACTTATGTAACTTGTTTCTGGATCGCCTTGATTACCGCGACGTGAGTGCGGCCGGTCATTCTACCGAGAGCAGAAAAGGTCGCCCCGGCTTCTTGCTGCGCCTGGCGAAAAAATGCCCCTCGTGCAGAGCTGGCCTGCCTGCCTCTGCCTGGGCCAAGAATTTCAGCCGCCGACACCCCCGTCCTCTCCGACACCCCCGTCCTCTCCGACACCTCCGTCAGGACTTCCTCGATTGTTCTTCGGCTGACCTTTTCAACAGCCTTCACACCAACAACGGTCTCCGCGAATTCATTGCAGCCAAGAATTCTTCCGCCCCAATGCTCAGTGCTATTCTCCACGGCGCCCCTTGCCAAACCTCCGGTGCCCAATCCCTGGCGGCGCCCCTGAGCGAAGCCATCGGAAACAAACTTGCGGTAGGCGGAGTCGGCACTGCTTCGTCGCGCAGAAAACCTGGACAGCACCGAATCGACATCCTGCCCCTCCTGCAGGCGTTTTCCAAGGACAACGGCATGCCCCGTGTACGGATAGCTCTCCAACTCATCCATGCTCGTGACTGCGCCAACCCTCACCGGGTTCAGATGAATATACCGGACCAGCTCGAGAAAATACGCTTCATCTTCCACCACAATGCTCTTGTAGCGGTTTTGAAAAAGATGGCCTGTGCGCTGGTGCCGAATGTTGAATCTCACCGCATGCCCCGTCAAGAGGCGGCGCAGCATAGCGGATAAAGGCAGATCGGTCGGTTGCACAAGCAGGTGGAAATGATTGGTCATGAGTGCCCACGCATACAGGCGCGGTGCGCCGGGTCGCGCCAGGATATCACCGAGCCGGTCGAGGAAGTTTTCACGATCCGCTTCATCGCGGAAAATCTCCCGCCCCTCGATGCCACGGGCCATCACATGATGAAAAAAACCGGGAACATTGAGTCTCGCTTGCCTTGGCATAAATCCCCCCCCTGATTCAGCCGCACTCGAATAAAGTTACATAAGTTACCTACGTCCCCCTATGTCCGTGGTCATCTCTTCAGCTCTCGGAACGCCGCCTCTCCCTTTTATCCCTTATCCCCTCCGCCGTCAACAAGGGGCGCTCATTCGGGCGCCGCCCGGCGGGACCCGCAGCATCGGCGGAAAGAAAGGGGGCACGAAGTGCCAGCGTGCCGAAAAAAGCAACGCCCGCACGAAGCGGGCGTTGCCGGTGGGAAAAGAGTGGTCCTGCCTTGGGACTAAAGGTTCGTGGCGTCGTGGCAGGCGCCGCAGGCGTTGGTGTACGGGATCGGCATCGCCTTGCCCGGCTCGACCCCCTTGACGGCCGGGTTGTCCTTGCGCGGCACGTCGAAGAGGTGGGAGGTGATGTCGTTCTGCCAGTAGTTCTTGCCGTCCTTGCCGACCAGTCCCTTGCCGAGGCCGGCGCCGGTCTGCATGGTCTTGGTCATGTGGCAGTCGATGCAGCGGATCTTCTCATGCTCCATGCCGACGGCCTTGGCCGTGTGGGCCTTGATGGCGACGTCCT includes:
- a CDS encoding glycosyltransferase, producing the protein MNILMVTNTFTPHVGGVARSVQGFSNEFRRRGHRVLVVAPFFEGTPEQETDVVRFPALQHFSGSDFSVPVPVPGRVAAALRAFSPHIVHSHHPFLLGDTALRVAARHGIPVVFTHHTLYENYTHYVPVDSPRLRRFVLDLTTGYCNLCHAVIAPSETVAELLAERGVKVPIEVIPTGVDIPLYASGEGASFRARMGIPGDALLLGHVGRLAHEKNLRFLAAAVALFLRRHAEARFLVAGEGPALAEIRQAFDREGLSGRLHCAGVLGRRELADAYHAMDIFAFASLTETQGMVLTEAMAAGVPVVAVDASGVREVVQEGVNGRLIPRAEAEEFAAALAWIADLSPEGRRRLREGARQTAGDFSMAHTAGRALALYQTLIGAGPAPKQRDPSPWRLARRSIAEEWKILRNISHAVGDAVLSPFDGEETSP
- a CDS encoding transposase; translated protein: MPRQARLNVPGFFHHVMARGIEGREIFRDEADRENFLDRLGDILARPGAPRLYAWALMTNHFHLLVQPTDLPLSAMLRRLLTGHAVRFNIRHQRTGHLFQNRYKSIVVEDEAYFLELVRYIHLNPVRVGAVTSMDELESYPYTGHAVVLGKRLQEGQDVDSVLSRFSARRSSADSAYRKFVSDGFAQGRRQGLGTGGLARGAVENSTEHWGGRILGCNEFAETVVGVKAVEKVSRRTIEEVLTEVSERTGVSERTGVSAAEILGPGRGRQASSARGAFFRQAQQEAGATFSALGRMTGRTHVAVIKAIQKQVT
- a CDS encoding alpha/beta hydrolase, giving the protein MKRSLELVISMLLMTCGCAPGGAMGPGETMLSLQSKPLESGYAPVNGINMYYEVHGRRDGVPLVLLHGGGSTIEVTFARVLPVFAGSRKVIAVEEQGHGRTTDRDAPVTFESSADDVAALLRYLKVDKADIFGFSNGASVALQVAIRHPQLVRKLVFASSITKRDGAQPQLWEFMKEADFSNMPQPLKDAFLRVNPDVQQLKTMHDKDAARMQSFKDVPDDALRSVRAPTLIVLGDQDIVKPEHAIELTRLIPNARLLILPGGHGDYLGEAVMTEKETRYPALTARLIEEFLDSR